The following are encoded together in the Bactrocera neohumeralis isolate Rockhampton chromosome 6, APGP_CSIRO_Bneo_wtdbg2-racon-allhic-juicebox.fasta_v2, whole genome shotgun sequence genome:
- the LOC126763373 gene encoding uncharacterized protein LOC126763373, protein MKLRTFTVFLLALATPLLAENIFKINISPEEAQQFLNSANLRGLDNIDYAPKTSENELPESRNEKGEFVYMGRVIDHPEEYVEEHYDAHQYHGQDGLGQYVYGYRDWNQGKNEKKDESGTVSGSYKYVQPTGRDFVAKYYADRSGFHVEDNRPAYLKEPATKTPAVRKAEEEHFKLWGELAAANGNNPDPFAPEYQQQRNEPAESEYKEYVHQEPPYVPGPEETGPPRGFFYAFDYNVPLLRNKKEREELEHLRAENNNNE, encoded by the exons ATGAAATTAAGAACCTTTACCGTTTTCTTGTTG GCGCTAGCAACCCCACTTCTTGCTGAAAATATCTTCAAGATTAATATTTCACCAGAGGAAGCCCAACAATTTCTGAACAGTGCAAATCTTCGAGGTCTAGACAATATTGACTATGCTCCTAAGACAAGTGAAAACGAGCTGCCAGAATCTCGCAATGAAAAAGGTGAGTTCGTATACATGGGTCGTGTGATAGATCACCCTGAggaatatgttgaagaacattaTGACGCTCACCAATATCATGGACAGGACGGATTAGGCCAATATGTGTATGGTTATCGTGATTGGAATCAGGGCAAGAATGAAAAGAAGGACGAATCAGGCACAGTAAGTGGTTCATATAAGTATGTTCAACCCACTGGTCGAGATTTTGTGGCCAAATACTACGCGGATCGTTCAGGATTTCATGTCGAAGATAACCGACCAGCCTATTTGAAGGAGCCTGCCACCAAGACACCGGCAGTTCGcaaagcagaggaagagcatTTTAAACTGTGGGGTGAATTAGCAGCTGCCAACGGTAACAACCCTGATCCATTTGCACCTGAATATCAACAGCAACGCAATGAACCTGCAGAATCGGAATACAAGGAATATGTTCATCAAGAACCCCCTTATGTTCCTGGACCTGAGGAAACTGGTCCTCCACGAGGCTTCTTCTACGCTTTTGACTATAATGTACCCCTATTGCGAAACAAGAAGGAACGCGAGGAGTTGGAGCATCTCCGAgcggaaaataataataatgagtga